The Lycium ferocissimum isolate CSIRO_LF1 chromosome 10, AGI_CSIRO_Lferr_CH_V1, whole genome shotgun sequence genome window below encodes:
- the LOC132034306 gene encoding vesicle-associated protein 2-2-like: MTNTQLVEIQPRELEFPFEVKKQSSCAVHIANITDQYVAFKVKTTSPKKYCVRPNIGVIKPKSTYDFTVTMQAQRTAPSDMQCKDKFLIQCTVVPFGTSEEEIPSSMFSKDNGKYIEECKLKVVLVSQSPVLQAANGNSKQGASIETSMQQEKFPSGVENLPPAQTVVKNNKDIKFDEETEEPRLGKIVDVTDLNFAKNIEPNSDEVDGTMCQVVENNKAAVFDAEEEEPRLAKTVEDVKLNSPTIKESNTNEVVKPRHLNMETKLSLSKDVEELKSKINSLDSQLIEAERVIAKFKEEERITIKDMETLKQELALLRTKGVGRRAQVGFPPLFLCMVALICLTIGYFLRA, translated from the exons ATGACAAACACACAACTAGTGGAGATTCAACCTCGTGAACTCGAGTTCCCAT TTGAGGTGAAGAAACAAAGTTCATGTGCAGTTCACATAGCTAATATCACAGACCAATACGTAGCTTTCAAG gtGAAGACCACATCACCTAAGAAATACTGTGTCCGGCCTAATATAGGTGTTATCAAACCAAAGTCAACATATGACTTCACAG TTACAATGCAAGCTCAGAGGACCGCTCCATCCGATATGCAATGCAAGGATAAATTCTTGATTCAGTGCACAGTTGTCCCTTTTGGAACTAGTGAAGAGGAAATTCCATCCAGCATG TTCAGCAAAGATAATGGAAAATATATCGAAGAGTGCAAATTAAAGGTAGTTCTGGTTAGCCAGTCTCCAGTTCTGCAGGCAGCTAATGGAAATTCCAAGCAAGGTGCATCTATTGAGACTTCAATGCAACAGGAAAAATTTCCAAGTGGAGTTGAAAATCTTCCTCCAGCTCAAACT GTGGTTAAGAACAACAAGGATATTAAATTTGACGAAGAAACAGAGGAGCCAAGATTGGGTAAAATTGTGGATGTCACAGATTTGAACTTTGCAAAAAATATAGAGCCCAATAGTGATGAGGTTGACGGAACAATGTGTCAG GTGGTTGAGAACAACAAGGCTGCAGTTTTTGATGCAGAAGAAGAGGAGCCAAGATTGGCAAAGACTGTGGAAGACGTCAAGTTGAATTCTCCTACGATCAAGGAGTCTAATACCAATGAGGTTGTCAAACCAAGACATCTAAACATGGAGACAAAATTGTCACTATCGAAAGATGTTGAGGAGCTAAAGTCTAAGATAAATTCACTGGATTCTCAGCTAATTGAG GCTGAACGCGTAATTGCAAAGTTTAAAGAAGAGGAGCGAATTACCATCAAAGACATGGAAACTTTGAAGCAAGAATTG GCATTACTAAGGACAAAGGGTGTTGGAAGGAGAGCTCAAGTTGGTTTTCCCCCGTTATTCCTTTGCATGGTTGCATTGATTTGTCTCACCATTGGATATTTTTTACGTGCTTAA